The proteins below come from a single Beutenbergia cavernae DSM 12333 genomic window:
- a CDS encoding MarR family winged helix-turn-helix transcriptional regulator codes for MPDVLDRLLEITYLFQRDMARTFEADGLTPARLHLLWVLGAEGPLPQRALAAALDVSPRNVTGLVDALEASGHAARRPHPSDRRIALVTLTDRGETVVAGMQRDRRILTDELVAGIDPGDLARLERDLAMVADRLRSLFDAGRPT; via the coding sequence ATGCCAGACGTGCTCGACCGCCTCCTGGAGATCACCTACCTCTTCCAGCGCGACATGGCCCGGACGTTCGAGGCCGACGGGCTGACCCCCGCACGCCTCCATCTGCTGTGGGTGCTCGGGGCCGAGGGGCCCCTCCCGCAGCGTGCGCTCGCTGCGGCGCTCGACGTCAGCCCGCGCAACGTGACGGGCCTCGTCGACGCGCTCGAGGCCTCCGGGCACGCGGCCCGCCGGCCGCACCCCTCCGACCGGCGGATCGCGCTGGTCACCCTCACCGACCGCGGAGAGACGGTGGTCGCCGGGATGCAGCGCGACCGCCGCATCCTCACCGACGAGCTCGTGGCGGGGATCGATCCCGGCGACCTCGCTCGCCTGGAGCGCGACCTCGCGATGGTCGCGGATCGGCTGCGGAGCCTGTTCGACGCCGGGCGGCCGACGTGA
- a CDS encoding TetR/AcrR family transcriptional regulator, with protein MPRAGLSRDAVVALALRLVDDGGPRGFDDLTLARVASAAGVATPSLYKHVASLADLRRGVAVVAVRDLTRAMAEATIGRSGPDAVEHLAHAWRSFGHEHPGRYAATQVAPDPDDPADAGLRDAAREAVNLAAAALRGFDLPPDRMIDAIRVLRASVHGFVLLELGGGLRLPQDLDRSFDALVRVLVDGIAALARPDS; from the coding sequence GTGCCTAGGGCGGGGCTCTCCCGCGACGCCGTCGTCGCGCTCGCGCTCCGCCTGGTCGACGACGGCGGCCCGCGCGGGTTCGACGACCTCACGCTCGCGCGTGTCGCCTCGGCGGCCGGCGTCGCGACGCCCAGCCTGTACAAGCACGTCGCGTCGCTGGCGGACCTGCGCCGCGGGGTCGCCGTCGTCGCCGTGCGGGACCTCACGCGCGCCATGGCCGAGGCGACCATCGGCCGCTCCGGACCGGACGCCGTCGAGCACCTGGCGCACGCGTGGCGATCGTTCGGCCATGAGCACCCCGGCCGGTACGCGGCGACCCAGGTCGCACCCGACCCCGACGACCCGGCCGACGCCGGGCTGCGCGACGCCGCCCGGGAGGCGGTGAATCTCGCGGCAGCGGCACTGCGCGGGTTCGACCTCCCCCCGGACCGCATGATCGACGCCATCCGCGTGCTTCGCGCCTCGGTGCACGGCTTCGTGCTGCTCGAGCTGGGCGGCGGACTGCGCCTCCCGCAGGATCTGGACCGCAGCTTCGACGCCCTCGTGCGGGTGCTCGTGGACGGGATCGCCGCGCTCGCCCGGCCAGATTCGTGA
- a CDS encoding alpha/beta fold hydrolase produces MTQQLQYLDRPGGRIAYTVTGTGPLVVAVPGMGDLRSAYDDLAPALVAAGYRVAVTDLRGHGDSDTTFPAYGDVETGWDVLALVEHLGGPAVLVGNSMGAAASAWAAAERPDAVRGLVLLGPFLREPEASGTRRAMNRLLYRAALAGGWGAGFWARFYRSLNAGRTSPRLDAHVAEIRAALRRPGHLAALRNLALQLDHDPVTARLGDVDTPTLALLGAVDPDYPDPAAEADWIRSVMRARVELVDECGHYPQHQRPDVVVPAVLDHLAALPSARA; encoded by the coding sequence ATGACACAGCAACTGCAGTACCTCGACCGGCCGGGCGGCCGGATCGCCTACACCGTCACCGGGACCGGGCCGCTCGTGGTGGCCGTGCCCGGCATGGGCGACCTCCGGTCCGCCTACGACGATCTCGCCCCGGCTCTCGTCGCCGCCGGCTACCGCGTCGCCGTCACCGACCTGCGCGGCCACGGCGACTCCGACACGACGTTCCCGGCATACGGCGACGTCGAGACGGGGTGGGACGTGCTCGCGCTCGTCGAGCACCTCGGGGGCCCGGCCGTGCTCGTCGGCAACTCGATGGGCGCCGCGGCGTCCGCCTGGGCAGCCGCTGAGCGCCCGGACGCCGTGCGCGGCCTCGTGCTCCTCGGCCCGTTCCTGCGCGAGCCGGAGGCGTCCGGCACCCGCCGAGCCATGAATCGCCTGCTGTACCGCGCCGCCCTGGCAGGCGGGTGGGGCGCGGGGTTCTGGGCGCGGTTCTACCGCTCGCTGAACGCGGGCCGGACGTCGCCGCGGCTCGACGCCCACGTGGCCGAGATCCGTGCGGCGCTCCGCCGCCCGGGGCACCTCGCCGCACTGCGCAACCTCGCGCTCCAGCTCGACCACGACCCGGTGACCGCGCGCCTCGGCGACGTCGACACCCCCACGCTTGCACTCCTCGGTGCCGTGGATCCGGACTACCCGGACCCGGCCGCGGAGGCCGACTGGATCCGGAGCGTGATGCGTGCGCGCGTCGAGCTCGTCGACGAGTGCGGCCACTACCCGCAGCACCAGCGCCCGGACGTCGTCGTGCCCGCCGTGCTCGACCACCTCGCCGCCCTGCCCAGCGCCCGTGCCTAG
- a CDS encoding response regulator, whose product MSIRIVVVDDHPVVRDGIRGQLATTDDLDVVGEAASADEALAVVAATSPDLVVTDLRMPGGGVSLITHLAASAPGVAVLVLTTYDTPDDVLPALDAGARGYVLKDAPREELFRAVRAVADGETFLAPSVAGLLVSRVRARQQPAPAALSGREVDVLRLVADGRTNRQAAQLLGVTEATVKTHLLHVYAKLGVPDRAAAVAAGYRSGLLP is encoded by the coding sequence GTGAGCATCCGGATCGTGGTCGTCGACGACCATCCCGTGGTCCGCGACGGCATCCGGGGGCAGCTCGCGACGACCGACGACCTCGACGTCGTCGGTGAGGCGGCGTCCGCGGACGAGGCGCTCGCCGTCGTCGCCGCGACGAGTCCCGATCTCGTCGTGACCGACCTGCGCATGCCCGGTGGTGGCGTCTCCCTCATCACCCACCTCGCGGCGTCCGCACCCGGCGTGGCGGTCCTCGTCCTCACGACGTACGACACGCCCGACGACGTGCTGCCGGCGCTGGACGCCGGCGCCCGCGGCTACGTGCTCAAGGACGCCCCGCGCGAGGAGCTCTTCCGTGCGGTGCGGGCCGTGGCAGACGGCGAGACGTTCCTCGCGCCGTCGGTGGCCGGGCTGCTCGTCAGCCGGGTCCGGGCCCGCCAGCAGCCGGCGCCCGCCGCGTTGTCGGGGCGCGAGGTCGACGTGCTGCGGCTGGTCGCCGACGGTCGCACGAACCGGCAGGCCGCCCAGCTGCTGGGTGTGACGGAGGCGACGGTGAAGACGCACCTGCTGCACGTGTACGCGAAGCTCGGCGTGCCGGACCGCGCGGCGGCCGTCGCCGCGGGCTACCGCAGCGGGCTGCTGCCCTGA
- a CDS encoding sensor histidine kinase, with amino-acid sequence MVEADVAHQPGEEPQRREWSSLVWLYVPLLALAPCLAVALVLGVATPMVLAVSAAVVVWHVGWVVLHPAWPESRFLPMAVYLVGLLAGAWWLKTEDFVFFPVLLSCFAMCFVVLPGGWAYAATAVTGVLTVTDRDGLDLSGPFLAILLGSVGLSSVIGWTIRSSERQERRERELRVELELAHEANLALQADLVREAHDAGVAAERARLAGEIHDTLAQGLAGVTAQLEAAEAELGDAHPSVRRVRLARDLARESLREARRSVAALRPGPLAEGRFLEAVRGAVAAWQERSTATADVRLAEPPDRLGADVEHALLRALTECLANVARHARAGTASVSLTYPPGVVVLRVRDDGVGFAPGARGSSDGGYGLTALAARATALGGTVDVVSAPGAGTTVTVRLPRQAAGIGGGSGSPRAEGAPADDGAPAGLSGAQG; translated from the coding sequence ATGGTCGAGGCGGACGTCGCGCACCAACCGGGCGAGGAGCCGCAGCGGCGCGAGTGGTCGAGCCTCGTGTGGCTGTACGTCCCGCTGCTCGCGCTCGCGCCGTGCCTCGCCGTCGCCCTCGTGCTCGGCGTCGCGACGCCCATGGTGCTCGCGGTGAGCGCCGCCGTCGTCGTCTGGCACGTCGGCTGGGTGGTGCTCCATCCCGCCTGGCCCGAGTCGCGGTTCCTTCCCATGGCCGTCTACCTCGTCGGCCTCCTGGCCGGGGCGTGGTGGCTGAAGACCGAGGACTTCGTGTTCTTCCCGGTGCTCCTCTCGTGCTTCGCGATGTGCTTCGTCGTGCTCCCCGGCGGGTGGGCGTACGCCGCGACGGCGGTGACCGGCGTCCTCACCGTCACCGACCGCGACGGCCTGGATCTCTCCGGCCCGTTCCTCGCGATCCTCCTCGGCAGCGTCGGGCTCTCGTCGGTCATCGGCTGGACGATCCGCAGCTCGGAGCGCCAGGAGCGGCGCGAGCGCGAGCTGCGGGTCGAGCTCGAGCTGGCGCACGAGGCCAACCTCGCCCTCCAGGCGGACCTCGTGCGCGAGGCCCACGACGCGGGCGTGGCGGCCGAACGCGCTCGCCTCGCCGGCGAGATCCACGACACGCTCGCCCAGGGCCTCGCCGGGGTCACCGCCCAGCTCGAGGCCGCGGAGGCGGAGCTCGGGGACGCCCACCCCTCGGTCCGGCGGGTGCGCCTGGCCCGCGACCTGGCGCGCGAGAGCCTCCGCGAGGCACGCCGGTCCGTCGCGGCCCTGCGACCCGGCCCGCTCGCGGAGGGGCGGTTCCTCGAAGCCGTGCGGGGCGCCGTCGCGGCCTGGCAGGAGCGGTCGACGGCGACCGCCGACGTCCGGCTCGCCGAGCCGCCGGATCGCCTCGGCGCCGACGTGGAGCACGCGCTCCTGCGGGCCCTGACGGAGTGCCTCGCCAACGTCGCACGGCACGCCCGGGCCGGCACGGCGAGCGTCTCGCTCACGTACCCGCCCGGCGTCGTCGTCCTGCGCGTGCGCGACGACGGCGTCGGCTTCGCACCCGGGGCGCGGGGCAGCTCCGACGGCGGCTACGGCCTCACAGCGCTCGCTGCGCGCGCGACCGCGCTCGGCGGCACGGTCGACGTAGTCTCCGCCCCGGGCGCGGGCACCACCGTGACCGTGCGGCTGCCCCGGCAGGCGGCCGGGATCGGCGGCGGGTCCGGGTCGCCGCGTGCCGAGGGTGCGCCGGCCGACGACGGCGCCCCGGCCGGGCTGAGCGGAGCGCAGGGGTGA
- a CDS encoding DUF418 domain-containing protein, whose amino-acid sequence MTVPDGATTDTSAAPRPDRALAPDLARGVMLALIAVANVGIYLYDRPYGMRQHVLSPEWWDRVASGVVVGAVDSRAYPLFAALFGYGVARIAARASAAGSGGDAEARRRVRRRGLALLVFGAGHALLLFSGDVLGAYGLVSLLLVAFLRSSDKVLLRVAVATAVVTPFVQGVTMADPGPTAERTLFWSVAIADPLEAMAWRAPEWLIGTVGMVGVVPAALIGLWAGRRRILDRPADHRPLLRGWAVGGIAAGLVGGLPAALVVAEVWHPAGATATLVSVLHVATGLLGGLGYAAAIALFSLRRRGRASRLTHALAATGERSLTCYLAQSVVFVALLPAWTLGLGARIWPAASVALALACWGLTVVLAVVLARRGSRGAAETLLRRSYATPSRAVGGSSAPVGAGR is encoded by the coding sequence ATGACAGTCCCCGACGGGGCCACGACCGACACGAGTGCCGCACCACGACCCGACCGTGCGCTCGCCCCCGACCTCGCGCGCGGCGTCATGCTCGCCCTCATCGCCGTCGCGAACGTCGGGATCTACCTCTACGACCGGCCGTACGGCATGCGCCAGCACGTGCTCTCGCCCGAGTGGTGGGACCGCGTGGCGAGCGGCGTCGTCGTCGGCGCCGTCGACTCTCGCGCCTACCCGCTCTTCGCGGCGCTGTTCGGCTACGGGGTCGCGCGCATCGCCGCCCGCGCGAGCGCCGCGGGATCCGGGGGTGACGCCGAGGCGCGACGCCGGGTGCGCCGGCGCGGCCTGGCGCTGCTGGTGTTCGGCGCCGGGCACGCGCTCCTGCTGTTCTCCGGCGACGTGCTCGGGGCGTACGGCCTCGTGAGCCTCCTGCTCGTCGCGTTCCTGCGCTCGTCGGACAAGGTGCTGCTCCGGGTGGCGGTGGCGACGGCGGTCGTCACGCCGTTCGTCCAGGGCGTCACGATGGCGGACCCGGGCCCGACGGCAGAGCGCACGCTGTTCTGGTCCGTCGCGATCGCCGACCCCCTCGAGGCGATGGCGTGGCGTGCGCCGGAGTGGCTCATCGGCACGGTCGGCATGGTCGGGGTGGTCCCGGCGGCGCTCATCGGCCTCTGGGCCGGCCGGCGACGCATCCTCGATCGGCCCGCCGATCATCGTCCGCTGCTGCGCGGCTGGGCTGTCGGTGGCATCGCGGCTGGGCTCGTCGGCGGCCTGCCCGCCGCGCTCGTGGTGGCCGAGGTGTGGCACCCGGCAGGCGCGACGGCGACGCTCGTCTCCGTCCTGCACGTCGCCACCGGCCTGCTCGGCGGGCTCGGGTACGCCGCCGCGATCGCCCTGTTCAGCCTGCGTCGTCGGGGGCGGGCGTCCCGGCTCACGCACGCCCTCGCCGCGACCGGGGAGCGCTCGCTCACGTGCTACCTGGCGCAGTCGGTGGTGTTCGTCGCGCTGCTTCCGGCGTGGACGCTCGGGCTCGGTGCGCGCATCTGGCCGGCCGCGTCCGTCGCGCTCGCCTTGGCGTGCTGGGGCCTGACGGTGGTGCTCGCAGTGGTCCTCGCCCGCCGGGGGTCGCGGGGAGCGGCGGAGACCCTGCTGCGGCGCAGCTATGCCACGCCGAGCCGGGCGGTGGGAGGATCGAGCGCACCGGTCGGAGCAGGGAGGTGA
- the lysS gene encoding lysine--tRNA ligase: MRVRREKRDRLLARGIDPYPVSVPRTTTIAHVRAAHPDLEPGQETDDVVGVAGRVMFLRNTGKLCFVTIADGAGTTLQAMLSQAEVGAESLEAFKADVDLGDHLFVHGRVISSRRGELSVFADSWSIAAKALRPLPTLHAGTSEETRVRRRYLDLIARPAARDVVRVRAEVVRALRAAFHERDFVEVETPMLQTQPGGAAARPFVTHMNAYDIDLYLRIAPELFLKQAVVGGIDRVFEINRNFRNEGADSSHSPEFAMLEAYEAYSDYDGMARLTQELVQSSARAALGSTTVTLADGEQFDVGGEWPSISLYGSLSEALGLEVTPETPLDELLRLAEKHELEIDLATASHGKVVEEIWEHLVRPSLHTPTFVRDFPLDTSPLVRAHRDRAGVVEKWDLYIRGVEIATGYSELIDPVEQRARFEAQALLAAAGDPEAMRVDEEFLEAMEHALPPLGGMGMGIDRLLMALTGLGVRETILFPLVKPRES, encoded by the coding sequence ATGCGCGTCCGCCGCGAGAAGCGGGACCGCCTGCTCGCCCGCGGCATCGACCCGTACCCCGTGTCCGTGCCGCGCACGACGACGATCGCGCACGTGCGCGCGGCCCACCCTGACCTCGAGCCGGGGCAGGAGACGGACGACGTCGTCGGCGTCGCCGGGCGCGTGATGTTCCTGCGCAACACCGGCAAGCTGTGCTTCGTGACGATCGCCGACGGCGCGGGCACCACGCTCCAGGCGATGCTCTCGCAGGCGGAGGTCGGTGCGGAGAGCCTCGAGGCGTTCAAGGCGGACGTCGACCTCGGCGACCACCTGTTCGTGCACGGGCGCGTCATCTCCTCCCGCCGCGGCGAGCTCTCGGTCTTCGCCGACTCGTGGTCGATCGCCGCCAAGGCGTTGCGCCCCCTGCCGACCCTGCACGCCGGCACGAGCGAGGAGACGCGCGTCCGCCGGCGCTACCTCGACCTCATCGCGCGACCCGCGGCCCGCGACGTCGTGCGGGTGCGGGCCGAGGTCGTCCGTGCGTTGCGGGCCGCGTTCCACGAGCGCGACTTCGTCGAGGTCGAGACGCCGATGCTGCAGACCCAGCCCGGCGGTGCGGCGGCCCGGCCGTTCGTCACGCACATGAACGCCTACGACATCGACCTGTACCTGCGGATCGCCCCCGAGCTGTTCCTCAAGCAGGCGGTGGTCGGCGGCATCGACCGCGTCTTCGAGATCAACCGCAACTTCCGCAACGAGGGGGCGGACTCGAGCCACTCGCCGGAGTTCGCGATGCTCGAGGCGTACGAGGCGTACTCCGACTACGACGGCATGGCCCGGCTCACGCAGGAGCTCGTGCAGTCCTCGGCCCGCGCCGCTCTCGGTTCGACCACCGTGACGCTGGCGGACGGTGAGCAGTTCGACGTCGGTGGCGAGTGGCCGTCGATCTCGCTCTACGGCTCTCTCAGCGAGGCGCTCGGGCTCGAGGTCACGCCCGAGACCCCGCTGGACGAGCTGCTGCGGCTCGCGGAGAAGCACGAGCTGGAGATCGACCTCGCGACGGCGTCCCACGGCAAGGTGGTCGAGGAGATCTGGGAGCACCTGGTGCGCCCCTCGCTGCACACGCCGACGTTCGTGCGGGACTTCCCGCTCGACACCTCACCCCTGGTGCGCGCTCATCGCGACCGCGCCGGCGTCGTCGAGAAATGGGATCTCTACATCAGGGGCGTGGAGATCGCCACCGGTTACTCGGAACTCATCGATCCCGTCGAGCAGCGCGCTCGCTTCGAGGCCCAGGCGCTTCTCGCGGCCGCCGGCGATCCGGAGGCGATGCGCGTGGACGAGGAATTCCTGGAGGCGATGGAGCACGCGCTCCCGCCGCTCGGCGGAATGGGCATGGGAATTGACCGCCTGCTCATGGCCCTCACGGGGCTCGGGGTGCGCGAGACCATCCTCTTCCCCCTCGTGAAGCCCCGCGAGAGCTGA
- a CDS encoding histone-like nucleoid-structuring protein Lsr2, which yields MAQKVSVLLVDDVDGSEASETVTFALDGVSYEIDLNDKNASKLRDAFAEWVGHARRSGGRRTTTRGAGRPRSRAGGSDAAVIREWAVANGYQVSDRGRISAEVREAYDKAH from the coding sequence ATGGCCCAGAAGGTGAGCGTCCTGCTGGTCGACGACGTCGACGGCAGCGAGGCCTCGGAAACGGTGACGTTCGCTCTCGACGGCGTTTCCTACGAGATCGATCTCAACGACAAGAACGCGTCGAAGCTGCGTGACGCATTCGCGGAGTGGGTCGGTCACGCGCGCCGTTCCGGCGGCCGCCGCACGACCACGCGGGGCGCCGGGCGTCCCCGCTCGCGCGCCGGTGGGTCCGACGCCGCGGTGATCCGCGAGTGGGCGGTGGCGAACGGCTACCAGGTGAGCGATCGCGGTCGGATCTCCGCCGAGGTCCGCGAGGCGTACGACAAGGCGCACTGA
- a CDS encoding lactonase family protein gives MTSGATLRHPLWLGTYPPGGAGAPAGSGEGLWFLGAAGPVQVAPSPSPSFLAAHPRAPRLYAVAEQVDGAVATFAVTEDGAATPLATVRSGGTAPCHLAVHPSGRWLYVANYGDGVASAIGLDDAGNPTSDVVLLRHDGSGPNADRQAGPHAHSCTLSPGGTHLLVADLGTDQLRAYPLDAEGRPGAQPVLSDLPPGTGPRHVAVDGETLYVTLELSDEVAVLAWDAATARADLLSRVPTTARRPGSGGPASFPSHLELTVRDDGTALLDVGVRGADVISTFAVHRDDVPSLDLIGECPTATWPRHFVAVREGAGRVVVAGERAHQVVVHERDTTGVLRPATVRLDVPAPACVVPQRASSVVENE, from the coding sequence ATGACCTCAGGCGCGACGCTCCGGCACCCACTCTGGCTCGGCACCTACCCGCCCGGAGGTGCCGGGGCGCCGGCCGGATCCGGTGAGGGCCTCTGGTTCCTCGGCGCCGCGGGCCCGGTGCAGGTGGCGCCGTCGCCGTCGCCGTCGTTCCTCGCCGCGCACCCGAGGGCCCCGCGCCTGTACGCCGTCGCCGAACAGGTCGACGGCGCCGTCGCGACGTTCGCGGTGACCGAGGACGGCGCCGCGACCCCCCTCGCGACAGTGCGCAGCGGGGGGACGGCGCCCTGCCACCTCGCCGTGCACCCGAGCGGGCGGTGGCTGTACGTCGCGAACTACGGCGACGGCGTCGCCAGCGCGATCGGTCTCGACGACGCCGGGAACCCGACGAGCGACGTCGTCCTCCTGCGGCACGACGGGAGCGGCCCGAACGCCGATCGTCAGGCCGGACCTCACGCGCACTCGTGCACGCTGTCGCCCGGAGGCACGCACCTGCTCGTCGCCGACCTCGGGACCGACCAGCTCCGCGCCTACCCGCTGGACGCCGAGGGCCGACCCGGCGCGCAACCGGTGCTGTCGGACCTGCCGCCCGGCACGGGACCCCGGCACGTCGCCGTCGACGGCGAGACGCTGTACGTCACGCTCGAGCTCAGCGACGAGGTGGCGGTGCTCGCGTGGGACGCCGCGACAGCGCGCGCGGACCTGCTCTCCCGCGTCCCGACCACCGCGCGGCGCCCGGGCTCGGGCGGACCGGCGAGCTTCCCGTCGCACCTGGAGCTCACGGTGCGCGACGACGGCACCGCGCTGCTCGACGTGGGCGTGCGCGGCGCCGACGTCATCAGCACGTTCGCCGTGCACCGCGACGACGTCCCGTCGCTCGACCTGATCGGCGAGTGCCCGACGGCGACCTGGCCGCGGCACTTCGTCGCCGTCCGGGAGGGAGCGGGTCGGGTCGTGGTCGCGGGCGAGCGCGCCCACCAGGTGGTGGTGCACGAGCGCGACACGACGGGCGTGCTGCGGCCCGCGACCGTGCGCCTGGACGTCCCGGCGCCGGCGTGCGTGGTTCCTCAGCGGGCGAGCAGCGTGGTCGAGAACGAGTAG
- a CDS encoding GntR family transcriptional regulator, with protein sequence MDAQHAPEAEAVADRGEYVPHVEIDRAVDAPLYEQVAAAISDAIHAGDVAVGTRLENEVAMARRLGISRPTARRALAELVEDGLLVRRRGAGTHVASGRIARPVELTSLWDDLDAEHRTPETRVLAYDVVRDDDLCRTLALPRGTAVAVLRRLRLADGDPLALLLNHVPADLAPPREELERDGLYAALRRRGVRLHTARQRIGARLAHAEEARLLGEPGRTCVLTMERTAYDDGGRVVEHGSHAYRASRYSFSTTLLAR encoded by the coding sequence GTGGACGCCCAGCACGCCCCTGAAGCCGAGGCCGTCGCCGACCGCGGCGAGTACGTCCCGCACGTCGAGATCGACCGCGCCGTCGACGCCCCTCTGTACGAGCAGGTCGCCGCGGCGATCTCGGACGCGATCCACGCCGGGGACGTCGCCGTCGGCACCCGCCTGGAGAACGAGGTCGCGATGGCCCGGCGCCTGGGCATCTCCCGGCCCACGGCGCGCCGCGCGCTCGCGGAGCTCGTCGAGGACGGCCTCCTCGTCCGCCGCCGCGGCGCCGGCACGCACGTCGCGAGCGGCCGGATCGCCCGCCCTGTCGAGCTCACCTCCCTGTGGGACGACCTCGACGCCGAGCACCGCACGCCCGAGACGCGGGTCCTCGCGTACGACGTCGTCCGCGACGACGACCTGTGCCGCACCCTCGCGCTGCCGCGCGGCACCGCCGTCGCCGTCCTGCGCCGCCTGCGCCTGGCCGACGGCGACCCACTGGCGCTGCTGCTCAACCACGTCCCGGCCGACCTGGCGCCGCCCCGCGAGGAGCTCGAGCGGGACGGCCTCTACGCCGCGCTGCGCCGCCGCGGCGTGCGCCTGCACACCGCGCGGCAGCGGATCGGTGCGCGGCTCGCGCACGCCGAGGAGGCCCGCCTGCTCGGCGAGCCCGGCCGCACGTGCGTCCTCACGATGGAGCGCACGGCGTACGACGACGGCGGCCGCGTGGTCGAGCACGGCTCGCACGCCTACCGCGCGTCGCGCTACTCGTTCTCGACCACGCTGCTCGCCCGCTGA
- the iolC gene encoding 5-dehydro-2-deoxygluconokinase, translating into MGRSGVDLYPLTSGVGLEDVTTFGKFLGGSATNVAVASARLGHRPAVITGVGDDPFGRYVRRTIRELGVDDAMVVVDPTHLTPITFCELFPPDDFPLYFYRRPSAPDLQIRPEHLDLEAIARVQLFWGTVTGLSEEPSRSAHLAAYEARSAGGARRAHTVLDLDYRPMFWASPEAAREQIARILPHVTVAVGNREECAVAVGESDPDAAAEALLDAGAELAVVKLGPRGVLAATREERVEVPPMPVEVVNGLGAGDAFGGSLVHGLLTGAPLEATMAAASAAGAIVAGRLECSTAMPTPGEIDAVLAAGAVR; encoded by the coding sequence ATGGGGCGCAGCGGCGTCGACCTCTACCCGCTGACGAGCGGTGTCGGGCTCGAGGACGTGACCACGTTCGGCAAGTTCCTCGGCGGCAGCGCGACCAACGTCGCGGTCGCGTCGGCCCGCCTGGGGCACCGCCCGGCCGTCATCACCGGGGTCGGCGATGACCCGTTCGGGAGGTATGTCCGCAGGACGATCCGCGAGCTCGGCGTCGACGACGCGATGGTCGTCGTCGACCCGACCCACCTGACGCCGATCACGTTCTGCGAGCTGTTCCCGCCGGACGACTTCCCCCTGTACTTCTACCGCCGGCCGAGCGCGCCGGACCTGCAGATCCGCCCCGAGCACCTCGACCTCGAGGCCATCGCTCGCGTCCAGCTGTTCTGGGGCACGGTCACGGGGCTCTCGGAGGAGCCCAGCCGGTCCGCGCACCTGGCCGCGTACGAGGCGAGGTCTGCGGGCGGGGCGCGCCGCGCGCACACCGTGCTGGATCTGGACTACCGGCCCATGTTCTGGGCGAGCCCCGAGGCCGCTCGCGAGCAGATCGCGAGGATCCTGCCGCACGTGACCGTCGCCGTCGGCAACCGGGAGGAGTGCGCCGTCGCCGTCGGCGAGAGCGACCCGGACGCCGCGGCCGAGGCGCTGCTCGACGCGGGCGCCGAGCTCGCCGTCGTCAAGCTCGGGCCTCGCGGCGTGCTGGCGGCCACGCGCGAGGAGCGGGTCGAGGTGCCACCGATGCCGGTCGAGGTCGTCAACGGGCTCGGGGCCGGCGACGCGTTCGGCGGCTCACTCGTCCACGGCCTCCTCACCGGCGCGCCGCTCGAGGCCACCATGGCCGCGGCGAGCGCGGCGGGGGCGATCGTTGCCGGTCGTCTCGAGTGCTCGACGGCGATGCCCACCCCGGGCGAGATCGACGCCGTCCTGGCGGCGGGAGCCGTGCGATGA
- a CDS encoding Cgl0159 family (beta/alpha)8-fold protein, producing the protein MTRPRDLPALRFTDPDAVRSSLAARPRFAPPADPGARVLLLAADHPARGALGAGADPTAMGDRFELLRRLVVALGRPGVTGFVGTADLVEDLTLLGALDGKLVLGSMNRGGLAGASFELDDRFTGYDAAGIAAAGLDGGKMLLRLDLDDAGSLATLEASARAVDALAARDLVALVEPFLVGRGEGGLRTDLGTDAVVRSVAIASGLASTTRRTWLKVPLAADMERVASATTLPLLVLGGEVPEDLDATMESWRAALELPSVRGFVIGRSLLYPPGGDVAAAVDEVVGML; encoded by the coding sequence ATGACGCGGCCGCGTGACCTGCCGGCGCTGCGATTCACGGACCCGGACGCCGTCCGCAGCTCGCTCGCCGCCCGCCCCCGGTTCGCGCCGCCCGCCGATCCCGGCGCGCGCGTGCTGCTGCTGGCCGCCGACCACCCGGCGCGCGGCGCGCTCGGCGCCGGCGCCGACCCCACCGCGATGGGCGACCGCTTCGAGCTGCTGAGGCGCCTCGTCGTCGCCCTCGGGCGGCCCGGCGTGACCGGGTTCGTCGGCACGGCCGACCTCGTCGAGGACCTCACGCTGCTCGGCGCGCTGGACGGCAAGCTCGTGCTCGGCTCGATGAACCGGGGCGGCCTGGCCGGCGCGAGCTTCGAGCTGGACGACCGGTTCACCGGCTACGACGCCGCGGGGATCGCCGCCGCCGGGCTCGACGGCGGCAAGATGCTGCTGCGCCTGGATCTCGACGACGCCGGCTCGCTCGCCACGCTCGAGGCGTCGGCCCGCGCGGTCGACGCCCTCGCCGCGCGGGACCTCGTCGCGCTCGTCGAGCCGTTCCTCGTCGGGCGCGGCGAGGGCGGGCTGCGCACCGACCTCGGCACGGACGCCGTCGTCCGCTCCGTGGCGATCGCGTCAGGGCTCGCGTCCACCACGCGTCGGACCTGGCTCAAGGTGCCGCTCGCCGCCGACATGGAACGCGTCGCGTCGGCCACCACGCTCCCGCTCCTCGTGCTCGGTGGGGAGGTCCCGGAGGACCTCGACGCGACCATGGAGTCGTGGCGTGCGGCGCTCGAGCTGCCGAGCGTGCGGGGCTTCGTGATCGGCCGCTCGCTGCTGTACCCGCCCGGCGGCGACGTCGCCGCGGCCGTCGACGAGGTGGTGGGGATGCTGTGA